One region of Flavobacterium sp. GSB-24 genomic DNA includes:
- a CDS encoding xanthine dehydrogenase family protein molybdopterin-binding subunit, whose protein sequence is MSKTSNINRVDGFAKVTGSATYSAEYKTPGVVYACLVGSTIAKGRIKTIDTKKAEWAPGVLAVITHLNVDKPVGYQKAKDKHNFGQPLQIFKDDSVLYYDQPIALVIADTFERMQYAASLIKADYLKEEHSTELKKAADKEKKVETDKGNDYHRGEHDGYKNGEVVLEAEYTIPTEVHNPMELANIIAKWDGNKPILYTKSQGVEGTRKSVAGVFGVPVEDVEVHSEYLGGAFGMGLHTWPYEIAALIGAKKLNRPVKLVLHREQMFTNVGFRPYTIQKMGLGATKEGKLTGLTHEAVAMTSSYEDFMEGTVNMSRFIYDCANVSTRYRIVPLDTCTPIWMRGPGEATGSFALESAMDEMAHKLNLDPIEFRKLNYAEKDLEQNKPWSSKYLLECYEGGMELIGWKNRKNKPGSVKEGDWLVGYGMGTGTFGSYRNPTAVKAKFLADGNLVLQCSVNDMGPGTATMMTAIGAEITGVPPENVIIEMGKSGLPKGPTQGGSATTSSVGSAVHDSCNLLISKVLGLASENPSLKGIPITDLTFSNGVISSKKDTSKKVGLTSLLTANKLEGIEVENQSKGTEEAKKYSIYSFSVHFVKVLVNPNLGKIRLAHVVSCADIGTVINQKTSAGQMYGGAVGGIGMGLMEALEIDHRFGRPINNNFADYHVPVNADIEKQEVFFVNKKDPISNPMGTKGLGETALVGMAPAIANAVFNATGKRVRDLPITLDKIIETVKV, encoded by the coding sequence ATGAGCAAGACAAGTAATATTAATAGAGTTGACGGATTTGCTAAAGTAACAGGTTCTGCAACATATTCTGCCGAATATAAAACGCCTGGTGTTGTATATGCGTGTTTGGTTGGAAGTACGATCGCAAAAGGAAGAATCAAAACCATTGATACTAAAAAAGCAGAGTGGGCGCCTGGAGTTTTGGCAGTTATCACACATTTAAATGTGGATAAACCTGTTGGCTATCAAAAGGCGAAAGACAAACATAATTTCGGTCAGCCGCTTCAGATTTTTAAAGATGATTCGGTTTTGTACTACGATCAGCCGATTGCATTGGTTATTGCCGATACTTTCGAGCGTATGCAGTATGCAGCAAGTTTAATTAAAGCCGATTATCTAAAAGAAGAACATTCGACCGAACTTAAAAAAGCAGCAGATAAAGAGAAAAAAGTTGAAACCGATAAAGGAAATGACTACCATCGCGGTGAGCATGACGGATATAAAAATGGAGAGGTTGTTTTAGAAGCAGAATATACCATTCCAACCGAAGTTCATAACCCGATGGAACTTGCCAATATTATCGCAAAATGGGATGGAAATAAACCGATTTTGTATACCAAAAGTCAAGGTGTCGAAGGAACTCGTAAAAGTGTTGCCGGAGTTTTTGGTGTACCTGTTGAAGATGTTGAGGTGCATTCTGAATATCTTGGAGGTGCATTTGGAATGGGATTACATACTTGGCCTTATGAAATCGCAGCTTTAATTGGAGCAAAAAAACTAAATCGTCCAGTAAAATTAGTTCTGCATCGCGAGCAAATGTTTACCAATGTTGGATTCAGGCCTTATACCATCCAGAAAATGGGCTTAGGCGCAACCAAAGAAGGAAAACTGACTGGCTTGACACACGAAGCCGTTGCGATGACTTCCAGCTATGAGGATTTTATGGAAGGAACCGTAAACATGTCGCGATTTATTTATGATTGTGCGAATGTTTCTACGCGTTATCGAATTGTACCTTTGGATACTTGTACCCCAATTTGGATGCGAGGCCCAGGCGAGGCAACGGGTTCTTTTGCACTAGAATCTGCAATGGATGAAATGGCGCATAAATTAAATCTGGATCCAATTGAATTTCGAAAACTAAATTATGCGGAAAAAGATCTGGAACAAAATAAACCGTGGAGCAGTAAATATCTTTTAGAATGTTACGAAGGCGGTATGGAACTTATTGGCTGGAAAAACCGCAAAAACAAACCTGGTTCAGTGAAAGAAGGCGACTGGCTGGTAGGCTACGGAATGGGAACGGGAACTTTTGGAAGTTACAGAAATCCAACAGCTGTAAAAGCTAAATTTTTAGCAGATGGAAATTTGGTACTTCAATGCAGCGTAAATGATATGGGACCGGGAACGGCAACGATGATGACTGCAATTGGCGCTGAAATTACTGGAGTACCGCCAGAAAATGTAATTATTGAAATGGGAAAAAGCGGACTACCAAAAGGTCCAACGCAGGGAGGTTCTGCCACAACTTCATCTGTAGGTTCTGCAGTTCATGATTCCTGTAATTTATTAATAAGCAAAGTGCTTGGGCTGGCAAGTGAAAATCCATCTCTAAAAGGAATTCCGATTACAGATTTAACTTTTTCAAATGGTGTGATTTCATCTAAAAAAGATACTTCCAAAAAGGTTGGTTTAACTTCCTTGCTTACTGCAAATAAATTAGAAGGAATAGAAGTTGAAAACCAATCGAAAGGTACAGAGGAAGCTAAGAAATATTCTATTTATTCATTTTCAGTGCATTTTGTAAAAGTATTAGTGAATCCGAATTTGGGTAAAATACGATTAGCGCATGTGGTTTCCTGTGCCGATATCGGAACGGTTATCAACCAAAAAACATCGGCTGGGCAAATGTACGGCGGTGCGGTAGGAGGAATCGGAATGGGATTGATGGAAGCTCTCGAAATCGATCATCGTTTTGGAAGACCAATCAATAATAATTTCGCCGATTATCACGTTCCAGTAAATGCTGATATTGAAAAACAGGAAGTTTTCTTCGTGAATAAAAAAGATCCAATCAGTAACCCAATGGGAACAAAAGGTCTTGGAGAAACCGCTTTGGTAGGAATGGCGCCTGCAATTGCAAATGCTGTTTTTAACGCCACTGGAAAGCGAGTAAGAGATTTACCAATTACATTAGATAAAATTATAGAAACCGTTAAGGTTTAA
- a CDS encoding DUF1349 domain-containing protein: MKTFFYKTFIISSLSIFLSCNSKNETTKATTAEETKKDSAFVNGSTCDIKLSAIHFTKAVNGADTLIKTEKDEKIIFKAGEKSDYFSDPDGKLSNNTAPMLLSKVDNTKPFTLTAKVTPEFTEKGLYNAGVLYIYVNDSFYQKFCFEQDERGNHRVVTVRTMGTSDDNNHDVVKQPSIYMKISSDTKTVASYYSLDKKNWQMVRLYKNNYPKEIWAGISTQCPVDKGTQSTFDQINLEEKSVSDFRLGI; this comes from the coding sequence ATGAAAACATTTTTTTACAAGACATTCATTATTTCAAGCCTTTCTATATTTCTAAGCTGTAATTCTAAAAATGAAACTACAAAAGCGACAACTGCAGAAGAAACCAAAAAAGATTCAGCATTTGTAAATGGTTCAACTTGTGATATTAAATTATCTGCCATACATTTTACAAAAGCAGTTAACGGCGCAGATACTTTAATTAAAACTGAAAAAGACGAAAAAATTATATTTAAAGCAGGCGAAAAATCAGATTACTTTTCAGATCCTGATGGAAAATTATCCAATAACACTGCTCCAATGCTTTTGTCTAAAGTCGATAACACGAAACCTTTTACACTTACAGCAAAAGTAACTCCAGAATTTACCGAAAAAGGATTATATAATGCTGGTGTTTTATACATTTATGTAAATGATAGTTTCTACCAAAAATTTTGTTTTGAACAAGACGAAAGAGGAAATCACAGAGTTGTAACGGTACGCACAATGGGTACTTCTGATGACAATAATCATGATGTTGTAAAACAGCCGTCTATTTACATGAAAATTTCTTCGGATACCAAAACGGTTGCCAGCTATTATTCTCTTGATAAGAAAAACTGGCAGATGGTTCGATTGTATAAAAATAATTATCCAAAAGAAATCTGGGCTGGAATTAGTACACAGTGCCCTGTAGATAAAGGAACTCAAAGCACATTTGATCAAATTAACTTGGAAGAAAAAAGTGTATCTGATTTTCGCTTAGGGATTTAA
- a CDS encoding 2Fe-2S iron-sulfur cluster-binding protein — MASKKTNPNKVSVEDSNSRRDFIKKSGLFTALALTPPSLVMASENKWDEKIAEYLETVPLSIEVNGKKHNLNIEPRTTLLDLLREQLQLTGTKKGCDHGQCGACTVHVNGTRILSCLSLASMQQNAQVTTIEGLSNGKKLHPMQEAFIKNDGFQCGYCTPGQIMSGIACIKEGHANSREEIREYMSGNICRCGAYHNIVDAITEVKEGGKEI; from the coding sequence ATGGCTTCAAAAAAAACAAATCCGAATAAAGTAAGTGTGGAAGACTCCAATTCCCGCCGAGACTTTATAAAAAAATCAGGACTTTTTACCGCTCTCGCCTTGACACCGCCTTCATTGGTAATGGCATCCGAGAATAAATGGGACGAAAAAATAGCGGAATATTTGGAGACAGTACCGCTTTCTATCGAAGTAAATGGCAAAAAACACAATCTTAATATCGAACCAAGAACCACTTTGCTAGATTTGTTAAGAGAACAATTGCAGCTTACCGGAACTAAAAAAGGATGCGATCACGGACAATGCGGTGCGTGTACGGTTCACGTAAACGGAACCCGAATTTTGTCGTGTTTATCTTTGGCTTCTATGCAGCAAAACGCACAGGTTACCACAATCGAAGGTCTTTCGAACGGAAAAAAACTACATCCGATGCAGGAAGCTTTCATCAAAAATGATGGTTTTCAATGCGGTTACTGCACGCCAGGACAAATTATGTCTGGAATTGCCTGTATCAAAGAAGGCCATGCTAACAGCAGGGAGGAAATCAGAGAATATATGAGCGGTAATATCTGCAGATGCGGTGCTTACCACAATATTGTTGATGCTATAACTGAAGTGAAGGAAGGAGGAAAGGAGATATGA
- a CDS encoding helix-turn-helix transcriptional regulator — protein MPQKLSIENELITTFLEQKFDDGESNDIEMYKQFVSNYVKIEQCVAVLSDYQSDCSYIYAGSFGAVFGLPDANSVIDSAFEECIFTKINPDDLVERHVLELNFYQFLKGIPQEEYSNYSTFSRLKMRDSVEKCSHINHRTIYLKTFSNGSISLALCLYLPSTDLQPRKGIDGKIINIKTGEVIESEKYKNQVENILSKREIEVLTSVAKGNKSEQIASEMHISVYTVRRHRQNIIEKLKVTNTAEAVQTAFVMGIISL, from the coding sequence ATGCCACAGAAGCTTTCAATCGAAAACGAATTAATTACTACATTTTTAGAACAAAAATTTGATGATGGAGAATCAAATGATATTGAAATGTACAAACAATTTGTAAGCAATTATGTAAAGATCGAACAATGTGTGGCAGTTCTATCCGATTATCAGTCAGATTGCAGTTATATTTATGCGGGAAGTTTCGGTGCAGTATTCGGACTTCCGGATGCAAATTCGGTAATTGATTCGGCTTTTGAAGAATGTATTTTTACCAAAATAAATCCAGATGATTTAGTCGAACGTCATGTTTTAGAACTCAACTTTTATCAGTTTTTAAAAGGAATTCCACAAGAAGAATATAGTAATTACAGTACTTTCAGTCGTTTAAAAATGAGAGATTCTGTAGAAAAATGTTCGCATATCAATCATCGCACTATTTATCTCAAAACATTCAGCAACGGCAGTATTTCTTTGGCGCTATGTTTATATTTACCTTCAACAGATCTACAGCCCCGAAAAGGAATCGATGGAAAAATTATCAATATAAAAACGGGCGAAGTAATAGAATCTGAGAAGTATAAAAATCAGGTTGAAAATATTCTTTCAAAAAGAGAAATAGAAGTTTTAACCAGCGTTGCAAAAGGAAACAAAAGCGAGCAAATCGCTTCAGAAATGCATATCTCGGTATATACAGTTCGTCGTCACAGGCAGAATATCATTGAAAAACTAAAAGTAACCAATACGGCAGAGGCAGTGCAGACGGCTTTTGTTATGGGAATTATTTCGCTTTAA
- a CDS encoding xanthine dehydrogenase family protein subunit M encodes MKNFQIIRALSAASAVSNIKKEKEAMFIAGGTNLVDLMKKNVVAPDKLVDITALDLKQIEFLKGKVSIGALAKNSQVAEDASIKEKHPLLAQALAAGASQQIRHMATVGGNILQRTRCSYFYNTDMPCNKRVPKSGCGAIGGVNRMHAIFGASESCIAVHPSDMCVAMAALDANVLVEGPKGKRQIKFTDFHRLPGNTPEKDNTLEDKELITSIEIPDNNFTKNVHYLKVRDRSSYAFALVSVAVALDLKNDKINDVRLAMGGVAHKPWRLTEAEEFLKGKTISEGIFKQAADLAMRGARGYGDNDFKLTLGANAITEALTIAASK; translated from the coding sequence ATGAAAAATTTTCAGATCATAAGAGCATTGTCAGCAGCATCTGCTGTTTCAAATATCAAGAAAGAAAAAGAGGCGATGTTTATTGCCGGCGGTACAAACTTGGTTGATTTAATGAAAAAGAATGTAGTGGCTCCAGATAAACTGGTAGATATTACAGCTTTAGATTTAAAACAGATTGAATTTTTAAAAGGAAAAGTTTCTATAGGCGCCCTAGCCAAAAACAGTCAAGTTGCCGAAGATGCATCCATTAAAGAAAAACATCCTTTGCTCGCTCAGGCTTTGGCAGCAGGAGCTTCACAACAAATAAGACATATGGCAACGGTTGGCGGAAATATATTACAGCGTACTCGCTGTTCGTATTTTTACAATACGGATATGCCTTGTAACAAACGTGTTCCTAAAAGCGGCTGCGGCGCTATTGGCGGTGTAAATAGAATGCACGCAATTTTTGGAGCTTCAGAAAGCTGCATTGCCGTTCATCCAAGCGATATGTGCGTGGCGATGGCTGCATTAGACGCTAATGTTTTGGTAGAAGGTCCAAAAGGGAAAAGACAAATTAAATTCACAGATTTTCATCGTCTGCCGGGAAATACGCCAGAAAAAGACAATACTTTGGAAGATAAAGAATTGATTACTTCAATCGAAATTCCGGATAATAATTTCACTAAAAATGTACATTATCTAAAAGTACGTGACCGAAGCAGTTATGCCTTTGCATTGGTTTCTGTTGCTGTGGCTTTAGATCTTAAAAATGATAAAATTAATGATGTCAGACTTGCTATGGGCGGTGTGGCACATAAACCGTGGCGATTAACTGAGGCAGAAGAATTTCTGAAAGGGAAAACAATTTCAGAAGGGATTTTTAAACAGGCAGCAGATTTAGCAATGAGAGGCGCCAGAGGTTACGGTGATAATGATTTTAAATTAACACTAGGAGCCAATGCCATAACAGAAGCACTTACAATAGCAGCATCAAAATAA
- a CDS encoding nucleotidyltransferase family protein: MMKFIMENKFQNKIGIVILAAGSSSRLGRPKQLLQYKETTLLNNTILEASKVQNSFVVVVTGANSESVLKELISAEITTCFNLDWETGMSSSIVKGLNEILLLNPDCEQCIFAVCDQPFVKTSIFENLINEHDKTGKAIVASAYSKTLGTPVLFHKKYFRELLELKGQEGAKKLIKKYAEDTASIIFEKGNIDIDTEEDYDKLIR; the protein is encoded by the coding sequence ATGATGAAATTCATTATGGAAAATAAATTCCAAAATAAAATAGGCATTGTAATTTTGGCTGCAGGAAGTTCTTCCAGATTAGGACGGCCAAAGCAATTATTGCAGTACAAAGAGACAACGCTTTTAAATAATACAATTTTAGAAGCTTCTAAAGTTCAAAATTCGTTTGTGGTTGTGGTAACAGGCGCAAATAGTGAAAGTGTTTTAAAAGAGCTTATTTCTGCTGAAATAACTACTTGCTTCAATCTAGATTGGGAAACAGGAATGTCGTCTTCAATTGTAAAAGGTTTAAACGAAATACTGCTTTTAAATCCCGATTGTGAGCAATGTATTTTTGCAGTCTGCGATCAGCCTTTTGTAAAGACTTCAATATTTGAAAACCTTATAAACGAACATGATAAAACAGGAAAAGCAATTGTTGCTTCTGCCTATTCCAAAACTTTAGGAACGCCAGTCTTATTCCATAAAAAATACTTTCGTGAATTATTGGAATTGAAAGGGCAGGAAGGCGCAAAAAAACTCATTAAAAAGTATGCTGAAGATACGGCTTCAATTATCTTCGAAAAAGGAAATATTGATATTGATACCGAAGAAGATTACGATAAGTTGATTCGGTGA
- a CDS encoding cysteine desulfurase family protein, with translation MFQNQNIYLDNNATTRVDERVLKAMLPYFTDFYANSTSQHITGLTVKEAVENAAWQTADIINADAEEIIFTSGATEAINLSIKGLADQDRKHIVTIATEHKAVLETCAFMENIGFTVTYLPTCSDGILDIKLLEEILNDKTLVFIGMFSNNETGVIQNIAEISKILKAKNVLFFCDATQAIGKIQIDVKSLGIDLLALSAHKFYGPKGVGALYISAKAKLKLTSQILGGGQQRKLRSGTLNVPGIIGLGKACEIAVNELEEDQYIIELLRNKLESGLLQFEGSFVNGNTQNRICNTLNICFPGVNSEQLIMALGTISVSNGASCSAVTSEPSHVLKAMGLSDEEALSSIRFSLGRFTTKEEIDIVIDRVLFLVRELYSKT, from the coding sequence ATGTTTCAAAACCAAAATATTTATCTGGATAATAATGCTACAACTCGAGTTGATGAACGAGTTCTAAAAGCTATGCTTCCTTATTTTACAGATTTTTATGCCAACTCGACTAGTCAGCATATTACGGGATTAACCGTTAAAGAAGCCGTTGAAAATGCTGCATGGCAGACAGCAGATATAATTAATGCTGATGCAGAAGAAATCATTTTTACTTCTGGAGCAACAGAAGCAATTAATTTATCGATAAAAGGTCTAGCCGATCAGGATCGAAAACACATTGTTACAATTGCTACTGAACACAAAGCTGTACTTGAAACTTGTGCCTTTATGGAAAATATAGGTTTTACCGTAACGTATTTACCAACTTGTTCTGATGGCATTTTAGATATTAAACTTTTAGAAGAAATACTAAATGATAAAACACTGGTTTTCATTGGAATGTTTTCTAATAATGAAACAGGTGTTATTCAAAACATTGCGGAAATTTCTAAGATTCTGAAAGCTAAAAATGTGTTATTTTTTTGTGATGCTACTCAGGCCATCGGGAAAATTCAGATTGATGTTAAATCTTTGGGAATTGATCTTTTAGCACTATCGGCGCATAAGTTTTATGGTCCAAAAGGAGTTGGTGCGTTGTATATTTCGGCGAAAGCCAAACTAAAATTAACTTCACAGATACTTGGCGGCGGCCAGCAGCGTAAATTACGAAGTGGGACGCTAAATGTCCCTGGAATTATTGGTTTAGGTAAAGCGTGTGAAATAGCTGTAAATGAATTAGAAGAAGATCAATATATAATTGAATTATTACGTAATAAATTAGAATCAGGATTACTTCAATTTGAAGGTTCTTTTGTAAATGGAAATACTCAGAATCGTATTTGTAATACTTTAAATATATGTTTTCCAGGTGTTAATTCAGAACAACTGATTATGGCTTTAGGTACTATTTCGGTCTCAAACGGAGCTTCTTGTTCGGCAGTAACTTCTGAACCTTCTCATGTTTTAAAAGCAATGGGATTATCGGATGAAGAAGCTTTGAGTTCGATTCGGTTTAGTTTGGGAAGATTTACTACCAAAGAAGAAATTGATATTGTTATTGATCGTGTGCTTTTTTTGGTTCGTGAACTTTACTCGAAAACATAA
- a CDS encoding XdhC/CoxI family protein — MKEISEILKAYSRAKSEGKKTALATVVKVEGSSYRQAGARMLVTEDGLLTGAISGGCLEGDALRKALLSINQKQNKLVTYNTSNENDAEVGLQLGCNGIVHILFEYIDDEVQNNSIQLLQQLELERKEAVIVTVFSLKRNASQIGTTLFFRKDSPILNHNDEVLSLISDVKEVIKTKTSVVKKLQGKNDDEALIEYIKPPISLVIAGAGNDVKPLVEMVSILGWKITVAEGRATHAVQKRFPKADQVFVTKPEQFLEHISIDDQTYFVLMTHNYKYDLGILKLLLETNCQYIGILGPKSKLNRMLDDLEKEGVFLNEEQLNRIYSPIGLDIGSETAEEIALSIVSEIKAFSTERQGASLKYKSGKIHDEIHYGK; from the coding sequence ATGAAAGAAATCAGCGAAATACTAAAAGCATATTCTCGAGCAAAATCCGAAGGAAAAAAAACAGCCCTGGCTACTGTAGTTAAAGTCGAAGGATCTTCATACAGGCAGGCAGGCGCACGAATGTTAGTTACAGAAGATGGTTTGCTGACTGGCGCAATAAGCGGCGGATGCCTGGAAGGAGATGCTTTACGAAAAGCACTTCTTTCGATTAATCAAAAACAAAATAAACTAGTCACTTATAATACAAGTAATGAAAATGATGCCGAAGTTGGTCTACAGCTTGGTTGTAACGGAATAGTACATATTCTTTTTGAATACATTGACGATGAGGTTCAGAATAATTCAATTCAGCTTTTACAGCAATTAGAATTAGAAAGGAAAGAAGCTGTTATTGTTACTGTTTTTTCTTTGAAAAGAAATGCTTCTCAGATTGGAACCACATTATTTTTCAGAAAAGACAGTCCTATTTTAAATCATAATGATGAAGTTTTGAGTTTAATTTCGGATGTAAAAGAAGTTATTAAAACCAAAACCTCTGTAGTTAAAAAACTTCAGGGAAAAAATGATGATGAAGCTTTAATTGAATATATAAAACCTCCAATTTCTCTAGTTATTGCAGGTGCAGGAAATGATGTAAAGCCGTTAGTAGAAATGGTTTCGATTCTAGGATGGAAAATTACCGTTGCGGAAGGTCGTGCCACTCATGCCGTACAAAAACGTTTTCCAAAAGCAGATCAAGTTTTTGTTACAAAGCCCGAACAATTTTTAGAGCATATTAGTATTGACGATCAAACGTATTTCGTTTTAATGACGCACAATTACAAATATGATCTGGGAATTCTAAAATTATTACTAGAAACAAACTGCCAGTACATTGGTATTTTAGGTCCAAAATCAAAGTTGAACCGAATGCTGGATGATCTCGAAAAAGAAGGTGTTTTTCTAAATGAAGAACAGCTCAATAGAATTTACAGTCCAATCGGACTAGATATTGGTTCTGAAACAGCAGAAGAAATTGCACTTTCTATCGTCTCTGAAATTAAAGCGTTTTCTACCGAAAGACAAGGAGCTTCTTTAAAATATAAGTCAGGTAAAATTCATGATGAAATTCATTATGGAAAATAA